In uncultured Methanobacterium sp., a genomic segment contains:
- a CDS encoding YnfA family protein: MGISEIFKSLLFFILAGLCEIGGGYLIWLWLREGRGIELAFLGAIILVLYGVIPTLQPANFGRVYAAYGGVFIAMALIWGWQIDKVIPDKFDIIGASIALIGVFIIMYWPRS; this comes from the coding sequence ATGGGAATCAGTGAAATTTTCAAATCATTGTTATTCTTTATTCTAGCAGGTTTATGCGAAATAGGCGGAGGATACCTTATATGGCTCTGGTTAAGAGAAGGCAGGGGCATTGAATTAGCATTTTTAGGGGCAATTATCTTAGTCCTTTACGGTGTTATCCCTACATTACAACCCGCTAATTTTGGAAGAGTCTACGCTGCTTATGGTGGTGTTTTTATTGCAATGGCTTTGATCTGGGGTTGGCAGATAGATAAGGTCATTCCGGATAAATTTGATATTATTGGTGCCAGTATAGCACTTATCGGAGTTTTTATCATCATGTACTGGCCTCGAAGTTAA